From Thermodesulfobacteriota bacterium, a single genomic window includes:
- a CDS encoding restriction endonuclease subunit S has translation MKLEEVCEIIMGQSPPSKTYNDIGEGLPFFQGKADFGEIYPIPRVWCISPQKVAQSGDVLISVRAPVGPTNLAKEVCCIGRGLAALRPNSGLDKMWLLYYLRNAETEISSYGKGSAFTAITKKHLVELLLPLPPLDEQRRIVEMLETLMERVREARRLRAEARHDANRLMQVALDEVFSKNRDIKQDQKTVCDILIDKPQYGLSKKASSEAIGVPILRMGNIVEGNVSLDDLKYIDLSPEEEAKYSVHEGNILFNRTNSAELVGKSAVYEDSRKAVFASYLIRLKVDFSKALPRYVVFYINSPQGQKYLQSQQTRAIGQVNVNAKKLQAMPIPLPSLNEQHSIIAYLEQIRARVQALKRVQEVTEREFHRLEQAILGKAFRGEL, from the coding sequence GTGAAGTTAGAGGAAGTATGTGAAATAATTATGGGTCAATCCCCACCGAGTAAAACATACAACGATATTGGCGAGGGTCTGCCTTTCTTTCAAGGGAAGGCTGATTTTGGGGAAATTTATCCGATTCCGCGTGTTTGGTGTATATCTCCTCAGAAAGTAGCTCAATCAGGAGATGTCTTGATAAGCGTGAGAGCTCCTGTTGGTCCAACGAATTTAGCAAAGGAAGTATGCTGTATTGGCAGGGGACTAGCTGCACTCCGACCTAATAGTGGTTTGGATAAAATGTGGCTTCTGTACTACCTACGAAATGCTGAGACTGAAATTTCAAGCTATGGAAAGGGTTCAGCCTTTACGGCTATAACTAAGAAGCACCTTGTTGAACTTTTGCTACCTCTCCCACCCCTAGACGAGCAACGTCGTATTGTAGAAATGCTAGAGACACTAATGGAACGTGTAAGGGAGGCTAGGCGCCTTCGAGCAGAAGCCCGTCATGACGCAAATCGCTTGATGCAGGTTGCCCTTGACGAAGTCTTTTCTAAAAATAGAGACATTAAACAGGATCAAAAAACAGTTTGTGATATCCTAATAGACAAACCTCAATACGGTCTTTCTAAGAAAGCCTCCTCGGAGGCTATCGGAGTACCTATTTTACGTATGGGTAATATAGTTGAGGGGAATGTATCTCTTGACGATCTGAAATACATAGATTTATCTCCTGAAGAAGAAGCAAAGTACTCGGTTCACGAAGGAAACATCTTATTTAACAGAACTAATAGTGCCGAGCTAGTAGGTAAAAGTGCTGTTTATGAGGATAGTAGAAAAGCCGTTTTTGCTTCTTATTTGATTCGTTTAAAGGTTGATTTCTCAAAAGCACTTCCAAGATATGTTGTTTTCTATATCAATTCACCTCAAGGTCAAAAATACCTACAATCCCAACAAACTCGAGCAATTGGCCAAGTCAACGTGAATGCTAAGAAACTTCAAGCGATGCCAATACCTTTGCCATCTCTTAACGAGCAACACTCTATCATAGCTTATCTAGAACAGATTCGAGCTAGAGTTCAAGCACTCAAGCGAGTGCAGGAAGTGACTGAAAGAGAGTTCCATCGCTTAGAGCAGGCGATTTTAGGTAAGGCGTTTAGGGGGGAGTTGTGA
- a CDS encoding class I SAM-dependent DNA methyltransferase: MSNGQTRQSLAIDIWRACDILRRDNNCGGVMEYVEHLSWLLFLRFLDAQEEEWETQAKLSGRSYQRILDGELRWNAWATKDWRAENLISFVHAQLIPYLQTLEGDLLRNTIKSIFAERNVIVCASGYNLKDVLQIINGIDFHSHDDIFTVSQVYEELLRRLGSENRLAGEFYTPRPVIRFIVELINPQIGETIYDPACGTCGFLAQAYLRMKAHERSIEDYKMLQEQTFFGQEKKPIPALLGLMNMVLHGVAAPRILRKNTLEENIRSVTERYDAIMTNPPFGGTEGRHIQQNFPVQSQATELLFLQHIMKKLKPLDGARCGMVVPEGTLFRGDAFATVKKDLLDQFELHTIVSLPPGTFAPYSDVKTALLFFDRPGPTREIWYYELPIPEGLKKFSKGSPIQDDHFAEARELWQKWNDYRRDRGLRPSPTGRSWIIPVEDIKKRSYDLTARNPNRPEGEQLPMPMEVVASLMEKEREIMGIVEELSDLLNNQQNGERL; this comes from the coding sequence ATGAGCAACGGACAAACACGGCAGTCATTAGCCATTGATATTTGGCGGGCATGTGACATCCTCCGCCGTGACAACAACTGCGGCGGTGTAATGGAATATGTTGAGCACCTATCCTGGTTGCTTTTTCTGCGTTTTCTTGATGCTCAAGAAGAGGAATGGGAGACCCAGGCGAAGCTCTCTGGGCGCTCGTATCAAAGAATTCTAGACGGTGAGCTTAGATGGAATGCCTGGGCTACAAAGGACTGGCGTGCAGAGAATTTAATTAGTTTTGTTCATGCACAGCTAATTCCCTATCTTCAAACACTAGAAGGCGATCTCCTTCGGAACACGATTAAGAGCATATTTGCTGAGCGCAACGTGATTGTGTGCGCTTCGGGATACAACCTTAAAGATGTATTACAAATTATCAATGGAATAGACTTTCACAGCCATGACGATATTTTTACCGTCTCTCAGGTTTATGAAGAACTCTTACGCCGTCTGGGAAGCGAAAATCGGCTAGCGGGTGAGTTTTATACCCCACGTCCGGTGATTAGGTTTATTGTTGAACTCATTAATCCACAAATTGGTGAAACCATTTACGACCCTGCATGTGGTACATGTGGTTTTTTAGCCCAGGCTTATCTTAGGATGAAGGCACATGAACGTTCGATCGAAGATTACAAGATGCTACAAGAACAAACCTTTTTCGGACAAGAAAAGAAACCTATACCGGCACTCTTAGGATTAATGAACATGGTTCTACACGGTGTCGCTGCGCCTCGAATACTTCGTAAAAACACCCTTGAAGAGAATATACGTAGTGTCACCGAACGCTACGATGCAATAATGACTAATCCACCCTTTGGGGGCACTGAAGGTAGGCATATACAGCAGAACTTTCCTGTACAGTCACAGGCAACAGAGTTGCTGTTTCTACAGCATATTATGAAAAAGCTAAAACCCCTTGACGGAGCTCGGTGTGGAATGGTTGTTCCGGAGGGAACGCTCTTTAGGGGTGATGCTTTTGCTACTGTAAAAAAGGACCTTTTAGACCAATTTGAACTTCACACTATAGTGAGCTTGCCTCCCGGCACTTTCGCGCCCTATTCCGATGTCAAAACTGCGCTTCTTTTCTTTGACCGTCCCGGTCCCACAAGAGAGATTTGGTATTATGAGCTTCCCATACCGGAGGGGCTTAAGAAGTTTAGCAAGGGGAGTCCTATTCAAGACGACCACTTTGCTGAGGCACGTGAGCTTTGGCAGAAATGGAATGATTATAGGAGGGATAGGGGGCTTCGTCCTAGCCCTACGGGGCGTTCATGGATAATTCCCGTAGAGGATATTAAGAAGCGCAGCTATGACCTCACTGCCCGTAACCCAAATCGCCCTGAAGGTGAACAATTGCCAATGCCAATGGAGGTTGTAGCAAGTCTCATGGAAAAAGAACGTGAGATCATGGGGATTGTTGAAGAGTTGAGCGATCTGCTAAATAACCAGCAAAACGGGGAGAGATTGTAG
- a CDS encoding DEAD/DEAH box helicase family protein, whose translation MNEADTRANLIEPKLKASGWVGTQVTREYYYQRDRQYTEGRIILVGDKHRRGKPRKADYILRLTDGLIIAAVEAKAESEPAESGLEQAKGYAKDLGLAFAYSTNGNIIIEYDFFTHSSCTLERFPAPQELWNRWLLNTRITDTKEIRKAAETYSTYSSPHTQQRNPLTHSYCPEILCGKQPYYFQEVAVREVIKRIMRGQRRILLAMATGTGKTFIALQIVWKLIKSGWLQVRHSDRPARVLFLADRVILRDQAYNTFSPFTDGTSDPRNLISGYPPNMNRDLYFGIYQTLWSPDENGVRLFERFPKDFFDLVIIDECHRSGFGTWREILDHFGNAIHLGMTATPKQNENVDTYSYFCAEETELPTDPEHPEKGTWRPPAYQYSFGQGIEDGFLATYKVHRVRTTVDATGLHLEDAIEQGADVFIPEEVEPRELYTTPQFEREITLPDRTRTMVQHLASLLRRFGKMEKTMVFCVDMEHARLVARLLQDEFGPETGLDNYALPIISEEGEEGRRWLENFADSDKKAPVVATTAELLSTGVDVPPCRNIVFMKTLSSPILFKQIVGRGSRLDSTTDKYWFRIIDFTGASRLFDEWDRPPGPPAEAPKGPFTAGLAGHVIHFQTSDRIVGASVSVRTGPNTQQGPILTDDNGAFEFTKLPVGTVTLICSATGFVRREIIVETLADEKVTIEVPLKPERKGVSRIRVEGLEVNIADEAIFLIEGTGQQLSLSEYRDYTRQQIIKTAPNKKTLRDIWVNSARRSAFIEDLRRSSIHPEVLADILGESEADTFDLLAHLAFGSPIHTRSERASAFINREQAFTESYSGGARRVILELIEKYRTAGIEQITPEIFSVSPFRDMGGAVRITKLFGTTKKLSNTLEEIQNRIYPDTEVIE comes from the coding sequence ATGAATGAAGCTGATACACGCGCTAACCTGATAGAACCAAAGTTAAAGGCTTCTGGGTGGGTAGGAACACAAGTGACGAGGGAGTATTACTATCAGCGTGATCGCCAATATACAGAGGGGCGGATTATTTTAGTTGGAGATAAGCATCGAAGGGGTAAACCACGTAAGGCTGACTACATACTAAGACTTACTGATGGTCTTATCATTGCTGCCGTAGAAGCTAAAGCGGAGTCTGAACCTGCTGAATCAGGTTTAGAGCAGGCAAAAGGCTATGCTAAAGACCTCGGGTTGGCTTTTGCCTATTCTACAAATGGAAATATAATCATCGAATATGATTTTTTTACACACTCTAGTTGCACTTTGGAAAGATTTCCTGCCCCGCAGGAACTATGGAATCGCTGGCTACTTAACACACGTATAACGGATACCAAGGAAATCCGTAAGGCAGCCGAAACATATAGTACTTATTCAAGTCCTCATACCCAACAACGTAATCCATTAACCCATTCGTATTGTCCTGAAATCCTTTGTGGTAAACAGCCATATTATTTTCAAGAAGTTGCTGTACGAGAAGTTATCAAACGGATTATGCGTGGACAAAGACGCATTCTTCTTGCTATGGCGACAGGTACCGGCAAGACTTTTATCGCTTTACAAATTGTTTGGAAACTAATAAAGTCGGGATGGCTTCAAGTTCGACATTCTGACAGGCCAGCACGAGTTCTCTTTTTGGCTGATAGAGTTATACTCCGCGATCAAGCATATAATACTTTTTCTCCCTTCACAGATGGTACTAGCGATCCTAGGAATCTGATTAGTGGGTATCCTCCGAATATGAACCGAGACCTTTATTTTGGGATATATCAAACACTTTGGAGCCCGGATGAGAATGGAGTTCGTTTATTTGAGCGATTTCCGAAAGATTTCTTTGACTTAGTAATTATTGACGAGTGTCATCGCTCCGGCTTTGGTACATGGCGGGAGATACTGGACCATTTTGGAAATGCTATTCATCTAGGTATGACCGCTACACCGAAGCAGAACGAAAATGTTGATACCTACTCTTATTTCTGCGCTGAGGAGACGGAGTTACCTACAGACCCGGAGCATCCAGAAAAAGGCACTTGGCGTCCTCCTGCCTACCAATACAGCTTTGGCCAAGGGATTGAAGATGGATTCTTGGCTACCTATAAGGTCCATCGCGTGCGAACTACGGTTGATGCAACTGGGCTTCATCTGGAGGATGCTATTGAGCAGGGGGCTGATGTTTTCATACCGGAAGAAGTTGAGCCACGTGAACTTTACACCACACCTCAGTTTGAGCGTGAAATCACACTTCCTGACCGCACCCGTACTATGGTTCAGCACCTTGCGAGTTTGCTTCGCCGCTTTGGCAAAATGGAAAAGACGATGGTGTTCTGCGTTGATATGGAACATGCCAGGTTAGTAGCAAGGCTTCTGCAAGACGAGTTTGGTCCAGAAACCGGACTGGACAATTATGCCCTACCAATTATTTCCGAGGAGGGAGAAGAGGGGCGTCGCTGGTTAGAGAATTTTGCAGATTCGGATAAAAAGGCACCAGTTGTAGCCACTACTGCCGAGCTTCTCTCTACTGGTGTGGATGTGCCACCTTGCAGAAATATTGTTTTTATGAAAACGCTCTCATCGCCAATTCTTTTTAAGCAAATAGTAGGGCGCGGAAGCCGTCTTGACTCAACAACCGACAAATATTGGTTCCGCATTATTGATTTTACTGGTGCCTCTCGTTTATTTGATGAATGGGACCGACCCCCCGGGCCACCGGCTGAGGCTCCAAAGGGACCTTTTACAGCCGGACTCGCTGGTCATGTAATCCATTTTCAAACCAGTGACCGTATCGTTGGAGCTTCGGTAAGTGTGCGTACCGGTCCGAATACCCAGCAGGGTCCTATATTAACGGATGACAATGGAGCCTTTGAGTTTACTAAGCTTCCAGTTGGGACAGTAACGCTCATTTGTAGTGCTACTGGATTTGTTCGTAGAGAAATTATCGTCGAGACTCTGGCCGATGAGAAGGTGACAATTGAAGTACCTCTAAAGCCTGAGAGGAAAGGGGTTAGTAGAATTCGGGTGGAAGGACTGGAAGTGAATATAGCTGATGAAGCCATATTCCTGATTGAAGGAACAGGCCAGCAGCTTTCCCTCAGCGAGTATAGAGATTACACCCGTCAGCAAATCATTAAGACTGCGCCAAACAAGAAAACGCTACGGGACATCTGGGTAAACTCCGCTCGTCGTAGTGCTTTCATAGAAGACCTTCGCCGTTCCAGCATTCACCCCGAAGTTTTAGCGGATATACTTGGAGAGTCTGAAGCTGATACTTTTGACCTTCTTGCCCATTTGGCTTTTGGAAGCCCGATACATACTCGGAGTGAGCGTGCATCCGCTTTTATAAACAGGGAGCAAGCCTTTACCGAGAGCTACAGTGGGGGAGCTCGCCGGGTTATATTAGAATTGATTGAAAAGTACCGCACTGCAGGAATTGAACAGATCACACCTGAAATCTTTAGCGTTTCTCCCTTCCGTGACATGGGTGGTGCGGTGAGAATTACTAAATTGTTTGGCACTACTAAGAAATTAAGCAATACACTAGAAGAGATTCAAAATAGAATTTATCCAGATACTGAGGTGATTGAATGA
- a CDS encoding DUF4340 domain-containing protein: protein MGNHLRKFAGTLIAILILALLLAYLFLFELKKTSEEGEGNGVVFTDVNKEQINEISLKYPSQTVICQKKGEGWFVLKDSKGFKADDNIISRMIADISDMKMEKVVSENPTDLSGFGLSQPKVEVLAKAPDKEIRLAIGDESPVGTGTYILANGENKVLLVERGSILSFLDQSVDDIRDKQVVKLSEDKLKGMRFKSGGLTFELERKDGEWAGKDILEYVEIDQDKISSVASTLSNLRIRNFEDDEPEGLKSYGLDSPGTEVELIQDGETIHILFGNKKEDGGYYLKLSSGDSIYSVPDYVFAQVPKELNDFRVVRVVKLDPENVSRVEIERGGDTISILREDGNWVLENEKDKNVDEEKVQDLLEEINDITVEDFVDDNPSDLTPYGLDKPEVQITVSEGDKKTTLLFGKTENEKVYAKVSDEKSVYALHDEILTVIPSSKDELLEK, encoded by the coding sequence ATGGGTAATCATCTAAGGAAATTTGCAGGCACACTAATTGCCATTCTAATTTTGGCGCTTCTTCTCGCTTATCTTTTTTTGTTCGAATTGAAGAAAACGAGCGAGGAAGGGGAAGGCAACGGAGTAGTTTTTACCGATGTTAACAAAGAGCAAATAAATGAGATAAGTCTCAAATACCCTTCGCAAACGGTGATATGCCAAAAAAAGGGGGAGGGCTGGTTCGTCCTCAAGGATTCAAAGGGGTTTAAGGCTGACGACAACATTATTTCCAGAATGATTGCTGATATATCCGACATGAAAATGGAAAAGGTCGTCTCCGAGAATCCCACGGATTTGTCCGGGTTTGGCCTTAGCCAGCCCAAGGTAGAGGTGCTGGCAAAAGCGCCGGATAAGGAAATCCGATTGGCCATAGGCGATGAGAGCCCAGTGGGTACGGGGACGTACATCCTGGCAAACGGTGAGAATAAGGTGTTGCTGGTGGAGAGAGGTTCTATCCTGAGCTTCCTGGACCAGTCGGTAGATGATATTAGAGACAAGCAGGTTGTGAAACTGAGTGAGGACAAATTAAAAGGAATGAGGTTTAAATCAGGCGGTTTAACGTTCGAGCTGGAGAGAAAAGATGGCGAGTGGGCGGGGAAGGATATACTCGAATATGTAGAGATCGACCAGGATAAGATTTCGAGTGTTGCATCAACCTTGTCTAACCTGAGAATTCGTAATTTTGAGGACGATGAGCCTGAGGGGCTTAAATCCTACGGTTTAGATTCCCCTGGCACCGAGGTTGAGCTTATCCAGGACGGGGAGACCATACACATCCTCTTTGGAAACAAGAAAGAGGACGGGGGTTATTATTTAAAGCTCTCTTCGGGAGACTCGATCTATTCCGTACCCGATTACGTATTCGCCCAGGTTCCTAAAGAGCTTAATGACTTTAGAGTGGTTAGGGTTGTAAAGCTGGACCCGGAAAATGTGAGCCGGGTAGAGATTGAAAGAGGGGGGGACACTATTTCAATATTGAGGGAAGACGGCAACTGGGTTCTGGAAAATGAGAAGGATAAAAATGTTGACGAGGAGAAGGTTCAAGACCTTCTGGAAGAGATTAATGATATTACGGTAGAGGATTTTGTGGACGACAACCCGAGCGATTTAACCCCTTATGGGTTGGATAAGCCCGAGGTTCAGATTACGGTCTCGGAAGGGGACAAAAAGACGACTCTCCTTTTTGGTAAGACCGAGAATGAAAAGGTTTACGCCAAAGTCTCTGATGAGAAATCGGTTTACGCACTTCATGATGAAATACTTACAGTGATTCCCTCTTCTAAAGATGAGCTTTTAGAGAAATAA